The proteins below are encoded in one region of Phaseolus vulgaris cultivar G19833 chromosome 1, P. vulgaris v2.0, whole genome shotgun sequence:
- the LOC137814987 gene encoding E3 ubiquitin-protein ligase SDIR1, which translates to MSFVFRGTRADLENGFPGFIPERRALRVHAARPSNSNSLTFLVTVLLLFMILNSHQMSPNFLLWLVLGVFLMATMLRMYATCQQLQAQGQAHAAAASGILGHTELRLHMPPSIALASRGRLQGLRLQLALLDREFDDLDYETLRALDSDNVSTAPSMTEEEINALPVHKYKVAGPQSGGSSMQQASSSTSVEKKQDNSGAVGSMKASDDELTCSVCLEQVNVGEVLRSLPCLHQFHASCIDPWLRQQGTCPVCKFRAGSGWSDNGHNDIADMV; encoded by the exons ATGAGTTTTGTTTTTCGAGGAACGAGAGCAGATCTTGAAAATGGGTTTCCAGGATTTATACCGGAGAGGCGAGCATTG CGTGTCCATGCAGCACGTCCTAGTAATTCCAATTCACTCACTTTTCTCGTGACAG TTCTTCTGTTATTCATGATACTGAACTCTCACCAGATGTCCCCAAATTTTCTG CTTTGGCTGGTGCTTGGTGTTTTCTTGATGGCAACAATGTTGAGGATGTATGCAACATGTCAACAGCTTCAAGCACAGGGCCAAGCTCATGCAGCAGCAGCCAGTGGCATTCTTGGCCACACGGAACTGAGGTTGCATATGCCACCATCAATAGCACTTGCAAGTCGAGGGCGTCTGCAGGGTCTCAGACTTCAGCTTGCACTTCTTGACCGGGAGTTTGATGATCTTG ATTATGAAACTTTGAGAGCTTTGGATTCAGATAATGTTTCTACTGCACCTTCCATGACCGAGGAAGAGATAAATGCTCTTCCAGTCCACAAATATAAGGTTGCCGGTCCCCAGAG TGGTGGTTCCTCAATGCAACAAGCATCATCCTCCACTTCTGTTGAG AAGAAGCAAGATAATTCAGGTGCTGTTGGGAGCATGAAAGCCTCTGACGATGAGCTCACTTGCAGTGTATGCTTGGAGCAAGTTAATGTTGGTGAAGTACTGCGTAGCTTACCTTGCTTGCATCAG TTTCACGCTAGTTGCATCGATCCATGGCTGCGCCAACAAGGTACATGCCCTGTATGTAAATTTCGAGCTGGATCTGGGTGGAGTGACAATGGACATAATGATATCGCAGACATGGTTTGA
- the LOC137814986 gene encoding aspartic proteinase PCS1-like has protein sequence MASNILLLLLHLPPLTITLFTVFIQIQTTTSSPQGPLILPLISQTLSHGFVSVPTPSSRKLSFHHNVTLTVSLTVGTPPQSVTMVLDTGSELSWLHCKKNQNINSIFNPQLSSSYTPTPCTSPICTTRTRDFSIPVSCDPAKLCHATVSYADATSLEGNLATDTFSLSGSGQPGIIFGCMDSGFSSNTKEDSKTTGLMGMNRGSLSFVTQMGFPKFSYCISSHDASGVLLFGDAKLTWLGPLKYTPLVKMNTPLPYFDRVAYTVRLVGIRVGSKPLQVPKSIFAPDHTGAGQTMVDSGTQFTFLLGSVYTALKNEFLEQTKGVLTLLEDKNFVFEGAMDLCFRVRGGAVPTVPAVTMVFEGAEMGVSGERLLYRVGDDAAMGKDVYCLTFGNSDLLGIEAYVIGHHHQQNVWMEFDLVNSRVGFADTRCELASRRLGMSS, from the coding sequence ATGGCCTCCAATATCCTCCTCCTCCTGCTCCATCTTCCTCCTCTTACAATTACCCTTTTCACTGTTTTTATCCAAATCCAAACAACAACTTCTTCACCCCAAGGCCCTCTCATATTGCCTCTAATATCCCAGACACTCTCACATGGGTTTGTTTCTGTTCCAACTCCTTCTTCACGTAAGCTCTCATTCCACCACAACGTCACCTTAACCGTTTCACTCACCGTAGGCACGCCCCCACAGAGCGTTACCATGGTCCTCGACACAGGTAGCGAACTCTCGTGGCTCCACTGTAAAAAAAACCAAAACATTAACTCAATCTTCAACCCACAACTCTCTTCCTCCTACACTCCAACACCCTGCACCTCACCTATTTGCACCACCCGGACCCGAGATTTCTCCATACCCGTTTCCTGCGACCCGGCAAAGCTCTGCCACGCCACCGTCTCATACGCTGACGCCACCTCCTTAGAGGGGAACCTCGCCACTGACACGTTCTCCTTATCCGGTTCGGGTCAACCCGGTATTATTTTCGGCTGTATGGACTCCGGGTTCAGCTCCAACACCAAGGAAGATTCCAAAACAACCGGGTTAATGGGCATGAACCGCGGGTCGCTCTCGTTTGTTACGCAAATGGGGTTTCCGAAATTCTCGTACTGCATCTCCAGCCACGATGCCTCCGGCGTGTTACTCTTCGGCGACGCCAAACTCACGTGGCTGGGTCCTTTGAAGTACACGCCGCTGGTGAAGATGAATACCCCATTACCCTACTTCGACCGGGTCGCATACACGGTTCGGTTGGTGGGTATTCGGGTCGGTTCAAAGCCATTGCAGGTGCCGAAGTCAATTTTCGCGCCGGACCATACTGGGGCGGGACAGACAATGGTGGATTCGGGTACCCAATTCACTTTCCTTCTCGGGTCGGTTTACACTGCTCTAAAGAACGAGTTTTTGGAACAGACGAAAGGGGTGCTGACCCTTTTGGAAGATAAAAATTTTGTGTTTGAAGGAGCGATGGATTTGTGTTTTCGGGTCAGAGGGGGTGCTGTGCCGACGGTGCCCGCCGTGACAATGGTGTTTGAGGGGGCGGAGATGGGTGTGTCCGGGGAGAGGCTACTGTATCGAGTGGGTGATGACGCGGCAATGGGAAAAGATGTGTATTGTTTGACGTTTGGGAATTCAGATTTGTTGGGAATTGAGGCTTATGTGATTGGGCACCATCATCAGCAGAACGTGTGGATGGAGTTTGACTtggtcaactcaagagttggaTTTGCTGACACAAGGTGTGAACTTGCGAGTCGAAGACTTGGCATGAGTTCTTAG